The following are from one region of the Bradyrhizobium septentrionale genome:
- a CDS encoding TadE/TadG family type IV pilus assembly protein, whose product MQIQRSLSKSRGRLLCSLKRHVRAAGLDRRGVAAIEFGIMIPVLSLMVVSVTDIGLALFHKMQVENAAQAGAQYAIVRGFDTTGVSNAVTAATNSTAITASPKPIQFCGCPTSAGVSTVSCGAVCPSGAQAGTYAMVSAQGTYNTLINYQIVATTYTYSAQSTARLQ is encoded by the coding sequence ATGCAGATCCAGAGGTCCTTATCCAAGAGTCGTGGTCGATTGCTTTGTTCGCTCAAGCGGCACGTGCGCGCTGCCGGTCTCGACAGGCGTGGCGTCGCGGCCATCGAATTCGGCATCATGATCCCGGTGCTGTCCCTGATGGTCGTCTCGGTCACCGACATCGGGCTCGCACTCTTCCACAAGATGCAGGTCGAAAATGCCGCACAAGCGGGAGCGCAATACGCAATTGTGCGGGGCTTTGATACGACTGGCGTTTCCAACGCGGTAACAGCCGCAACGAATTCCACAGCCATCACCGCTTCGCCCAAGCCGATTCAGTTTTGCGGATGCCCAACGAGTGCGGGCGTTAGCACGGTCAGTTGCGGTGCGGTTTGCCCCAGTGGCGCGCAGGCCGGAACATACGCCATGGTCTCGGCGCAAGGGACCTACAATACGCTCATCAACTACCAGATTGTGGCGACCACATACACCTATAGCGCCCAGTCCACTGCGAGGCTGCAGTGA
- a CDS encoding YdcF family protein: MSLQSDDTSPNGHAARPRGWLRAVIVAPLAFGFVAAAVGFVGFLSQLRGVESDPPRNADGIVVLTGGSSRVSDAMELLAAGYGKRLLISGVHPTNDAGDISRSVPDSRGLMSCCVDLDRSAVNTRSNAAETRRWARERGFKSLIVVTSNYHMPRAIVELSHAMPDVTLIPFAVVGDKWRDEPWWTSGGTVRLLLSEYAKYVAAEVRVRLADVGLDLTSDLAEPAAAPRRPATAQAN, from the coding sequence ATGAGTTTGCAGTCCGACGATACGTCGCCGAATGGCCATGCCGCGCGCCCGCGCGGCTGGCTGCGCGCCGTCATCGTCGCGCCGCTGGCGTTCGGCTTCGTTGCCGCGGCGGTGGGCTTTGTCGGCTTCCTCTCGCAATTGCGCGGCGTCGAGAGCGATCCGCCGCGCAATGCCGACGGCATCGTGGTGCTGACCGGCGGCTCGTCGCGGGTGTCGGACGCGATGGAGCTGCTCGCCGCGGGCTACGGCAAGCGACTGTTGATCTCGGGTGTGCATCCGACCAACGACGCCGGTGACATCTCCCGCTCGGTGCCCGACAGTCGGGGGCTGATGAGCTGCTGCGTCGATCTCGACCGCTCGGCGGTCAACACCCGCAGCAATGCGGCGGAGACGCGGCGCTGGGCGCGCGAGCGCGGCTTCAAATCGCTGATCGTGGTGACCTCGAACTACCACATGCCGCGCGCGATCGTGGAACTGTCACATGCAATGCCCGACGTCACGCTGATCCCGTTCGCGGTCGTTGGCGACAAATGGCGCGACGAACCGTGGTGGACCAGTGGCGGAACCGTCCGTCTCTTGCTATCGGAGTACGCCAAATATGTCGCCGCGGAGGTCCGGGTGCGGCTCGCCGATGTCGGCCTCGACCTGACCTCCGATCTCGCCGAGCCGGCAGCCGCACCGCGCCGCCCGGCGACGGCGCAGGCGAATTAG
- a CDS encoding pilus assembly protein TadG-related protein — protein sequence MRHAAREKVASVSGDHMRHCSCSFIAPLCRPWVHARRDEQGAGCFQQFLQDQSGSYIIIFALLMPVLVGTAGLGTEVGWWYYKHKNMQSAADSGAVSAATAAGAGADLLSEANAVTANYGYANAVNNVTVTVNQPPKGGNYTSNLQAVEVVVSQPQQRLLSALFGSDPVRVTARAVALPNSGTGCVLALNATASPAVNVSGSNQLNLIKCNLYSNSNASPSLNVAGSAAVSANQVGVVGDVSGASSITATNGIKTHIKPVADPYANVSPPSEPSCTNAKITVNANGKTNSLSPGCYKGNITVNAGATLSLDPGIYYLDGANLSVAGNATITGSGVTLVFTGSGSNWGTASIGSNATVDLTAPTSGSTKGIVMYGDRNMPAGTAFNLTGGATQNFGGAIYLPKANLSFGGGNGTSTSCTKIIADTLTFTGTSSVQVNCSALGTAMIGSQTAQLIE from the coding sequence TTGCGTCACGCTGCTCGGGAAAAAGTGGCAAGCGTCTCAGGAGATCATATGAGGCACTGCAGCTGTTCATTCATTGCACCGTTGTGCCGGCCTTGGGTCCACGCTCGTCGTGACGAGCAGGGGGCCGGCTGCTTTCAACAATTCCTTCAAGACCAGTCGGGCAGCTACATCATTATTTTTGCGCTGCTGATGCCGGTCCTGGTCGGCACGGCAGGGCTCGGCACCGAAGTGGGGTGGTGGTACTACAAGCACAAGAACATGCAGAGCGCGGCCGACTCCGGCGCTGTGAGCGCCGCAACAGCGGCCGGTGCAGGCGCCGATCTTTTGTCGGAAGCCAATGCCGTGACGGCAAACTACGGTTACGCGAACGCGGTGAACAACGTCACGGTTACGGTGAACCAGCCGCCGAAGGGCGGCAACTACACATCCAATCTGCAGGCCGTCGAGGTCGTCGTGAGCCAGCCGCAACAGCGGCTGCTATCAGCCTTGTTCGGCTCGGATCCTGTACGCGTCACCGCGCGCGCGGTCGCCCTGCCGAATTCCGGGACGGGCTGCGTCCTTGCCCTCAATGCGACCGCCAGTCCCGCGGTCAATGTGAGCGGCAGCAACCAGCTCAACCTGATCAAGTGCAACCTTTACAGCAACTCAAATGCGAGCCCATCGCTCAACGTCGCCGGCAGCGCGGCGGTGTCCGCGAATCAGGTCGGGGTCGTCGGCGACGTCTCCGGCGCGAGCAGCATCACGGCGACCAACGGCATCAAGACGCACATAAAGCCGGTGGCCGACCCGTATGCGAACGTCTCGCCTCCGTCAGAGCCGAGCTGCACGAACGCCAAGATTACGGTCAACGCCAATGGAAAAACGAATTCGCTCAGTCCCGGCTGCTACAAGGGCAACATTACGGTCAATGCCGGCGCAACCCTGAGCCTTGATCCGGGTATCTATTATCTGGACGGCGCCAATCTGAGCGTCGCCGGAAACGCCACGATCACGGGCAGCGGCGTGACCCTGGTTTTTACGGGGTCGGGAAGCAACTGGGGCACCGCTTCAATCGGTAGCAACGCGACCGTCGATCTGACGGCGCCGACCTCGGGCTCCACGAAAGGCATCGTCATGTATGGCGACCGCAACATGCCGGCCGGCACCGCCTTCAATCTTACGGGGGGCGCCACTCAGAACTTCGGCGGTGCCATCTACCTGCCGAAGGCCAACCTGAGCTTCGGTGGCGGAAACGGCACGAGTACATCCTGCACCAAGATCATCGCGGATACCTTGACGTTCACCGGCACGTCGAGCGTTCAGGTGAACTGCTCGGCGCTCGGCACCGCGATGATCGGCTCGCAAACCGCGCAACTCATCGAATGA
- a CDS encoding cell division protein FtsX — protein MNRSGDEKVSLVDLGRERPQVPATARNMSPIVPRASISGRALVAVVAIMTFLASLTTGTVLLVSASAAEWQSEVSSEITIQVRPSPGRDLDRDAQAAAEAMRAQSGILEVRPFSKEESAKLLEPWLGSGLSIEELPVPRVIVARVQPGTTLDLAALRARVTQVAPTASVDDHRAWIERMRSMTGATVFAGVGILILVIIATIISVSFATRGAMASNRPIVEVLHFVGAGDSYIANRFLRHFLRLGLEGGLIGGGAAMLAFGFSESIANWFSGTPVGDQFAALLGTFSLRPSGYLVLAMQAVLIAAITAWASRRTLFATLDDID, from the coding sequence ATGAATAGGAGCGGCGACGAGAAAGTGTCGTTGGTCGATCTCGGGCGCGAACGCCCGCAGGTCCCGGCCACGGCGCGCAACATGTCGCCGATCGTGCCGCGCGCCTCGATCTCGGGCCGCGCGCTGGTCGCGGTGGTCGCGATCATGACCTTCCTCGCCTCGCTGACGACCGGCACCGTTCTCTTGGTCAGTGCATCCGCGGCCGAATGGCAGTCCGAAGTGTCGAGCGAGATCACCATCCAGGTGCGCCCCTCACCGGGCCGTGACCTCGATCGCGACGCGCAGGCCGCAGCGGAAGCGATGCGGGCGCAGTCCGGCATTCTCGAGGTCCGGCCGTTCAGCAAGGAGGAGTCCGCAAAACTGCTGGAGCCGTGGCTCGGCAGCGGGCTCTCGATCGAGGAGCTGCCGGTACCGCGCGTCATCGTGGCGCGGGTGCAGCCCGGCACCACGCTCGATCTCGCCGCGCTGCGCGCGCGGGTGACGCAGGTGGCGCCGACCGCAAGCGTCGACGATCACCGCGCCTGGATCGAGCGCATGCGCTCGATGACCGGCGCCACCGTGTTTGCCGGCGTCGGCATCCTCATCCTCGTGATCATCGCCACCATCATCTCGGTGTCGTTTGCGACCCGCGGCGCGATGGCGTCCAACCGTCCGATCGTCGAGGTGCTGCATTTCGTCGGCGCCGGCGACAGCTACATCGCCAACCGCTTCCTGCGGCATTTCCTCCGGCTCGGCCTTGAAGGCGGGTTGATCGGCGGCGGTGCGGCGATGCTGGCGTTTGGCTTCTCCGAGTCGATCGCCAACTGGTTCTCCGGCACGCCGGTGGGCGACCAGTTCGCGGCGCTGCTCGGCACGTTCTCGCTGCGCCCGTCGGGCTATCTGGTGCTGGCGATGCAGGCGGTGCTGATCGCGGCGATCACCGCCTGGGCGTCGCGGCGCACCTTGTTCGCCACGCTCGACGACATCGACTGA
- a CDS encoding response regulator gives MTRVLIADDEDSMRSLVARAIAMDGHETVTAQDGAEALEMLTRDEGAFDLLLTDIQMPVMDGIALALTAARDFPELKILLMTGFAHQRERASGLEAIVHDVVTKPFSVADIRTAVADALAARKAG, from the coding sequence ATGACGCGTGTTCTGATCGCCGACGACGAAGACTCGATGCGCTCGCTGGTGGCGCGCGCCATCGCCATGGACGGCCACGAGACCGTGACCGCGCAGGACGGCGCCGAGGCGCTGGAAATGCTGACCCGCGATGAAGGCGCGTTCGACCTCCTGCTCACCGACATACAGATGCCGGTGATGGACGGCATCGCGCTGGCGCTGACCGCGGCGCGCGACTTCCCGGAGCTGAAGATCCTGCTGATGACCGGCTTCGCCCATCAGCGCGAGCGCGCCTCAGGCCTCGAGGCTATCGTGCATGACGTGGTGACGAAGCCGTTCTCGGTCGCGGATATCCGCACTGCGGTGGCGGACGCGCTGGCGGCGCGGAAGGCCGGCTAG
- a CDS encoding PQQ-binding-like beta-propeller repeat protein, which yields MKLVAATAVILIWSCLPATAQQRAAALYAQRCAQCHDSGNADSRVPSRAALQAKSFDEVLGAITTGAMASFAQGLTGDERAAVASLVTGKAASHASTGNAGQCAPSEAGFPQPTDGPGWNGWGADLNNSRFQPAATAGLTSDEVPRLRLKWAFGFPNTSTAFAQPTVVGGLLFVGGGDRKVHALDAKSGCTRWVFPTEAAVRTAISFAPLDNGQPAIFFGDVFANVYAVNAATGALIWKSRVDDHLAARITGAPVFHSGVVYVGVSSIEEATGSRPTYQCCTFRGSVVALKAETGAQIWKSYTIPETPHPTKTNAIGTQLFGPAGASVWSAPTIDVQRGALYVATSNSYADPATDTSDAVLAFDLATGRMLWHQQATPRDSFVVACFGTDQSNCPDSRGPDHDFGQSPILVSLRSGQRVLAIGQKSGVVHALDPDNEGKILWQTRIGQGGPLGGTEWGSAADQDRIYVANSDVRFLRDGTRRLNSSEGGGLFGLDLATGKITMQVAPVACGDRPQCSPALSAAITVIPGVVFSGGVSGFLRAYATDDARLLWEIDTARDYTTVNGVSARGGAMDGPGPIVVDHMLYVNSGYAQWSGLPGNVLLAFEVGNP from the coding sequence ATGAAACTGGTTGCTGCGACGGCCGTCATCCTGATCTGGTCTTGCCTTCCGGCGACAGCGCAGCAACGCGCCGCCGCGCTCTACGCGCAACGCTGCGCGCAGTGCCACGACAGCGGCAACGCGGATAGTCGCGTGCCGAGCCGCGCCGCGCTGCAGGCAAAATCGTTCGACGAGGTTCTGGGTGCGATCACCACGGGCGCGATGGCATCCTTCGCGCAGGGGCTGACCGGTGACGAGCGCGCGGCGGTCGCCTCGCTCGTCACCGGCAAGGCCGCGTCGCATGCGTCGACCGGGAACGCAGGCCAATGCGCCCCGAGCGAGGCCGGCTTTCCGCAGCCGACCGATGGGCCAGGGTGGAACGGTTGGGGCGCGGATCTCAACAACAGCCGGTTTCAGCCGGCGGCAACGGCTGGCCTCACATCAGATGAAGTCCCTCGGTTACGTCTGAAATGGGCGTTCGGATTCCCGAACACGTCCACCGCCTTCGCTCAGCCGACCGTCGTCGGCGGCCTGCTGTTCGTCGGCGGCGGCGACCGCAAGGTCCACGCCCTCGACGCCAAAAGCGGATGCACCCGCTGGGTGTTTCCGACCGAGGCGGCGGTCCGCACCGCGATCAGTTTTGCCCCGCTGGACAACGGCCAGCCCGCGATCTTCTTTGGCGACGTGTTCGCCAACGTCTACGCCGTGAATGCTGCGACCGGCGCGCTGATCTGGAAGAGCAGGGTCGACGACCATCTGGCCGCCCGGATCACCGGCGCGCCCGTCTTCCATTCCGGCGTCGTCTATGTCGGGGTTTCGTCGATCGAGGAGGCCACGGGGTCGCGGCCGACCTACCAATGCTGCACGTTTCGCGGCAGCGTCGTTGCGTTGAAGGCCGAGACCGGCGCGCAGATCTGGAAGAGCTACACCATTCCTGAAACGCCGCATCCGACCAAGACGAACGCCATCGGCACCCAGCTGTTCGGTCCGGCCGGAGCGTCGGTCTGGTCCGCGCCGACGATCGACGTGCAACGCGGGGCGCTCTATGTCGCGACGTCGAACAGCTATGCCGATCCGGCGACCGATACCAGCGATGCCGTCCTCGCATTCGATCTGGCGACCGGCCGGATGCTTTGGCATCAGCAGGCCACGCCCAGGGACAGCTTCGTCGTTGCGTGTTTCGGCACCGACCAGTCGAACTGTCCTGACAGCCGCGGTCCCGATCATGATTTTGGACAATCGCCCATCCTGGTGAGCCTGCGTAGCGGGCAACGCGTGCTGGCGATCGGCCAGAAATCCGGCGTGGTCCATGCGCTGGATCCCGACAATGAGGGCAAGATCCTGTGGCAGACGCGGATCGGCCAGGGCGGCCCGTTGGGCGGGACCGAATGGGGCTCGGCTGCGGACCAGGACCGTATCTATGTCGCCAATTCGGACGTGCGGTTTCTAAGGGACGGCACGAGGCGTCTGAACTCAAGCGAAGGCGGCGGCCTGTTCGGGCTGGATCTCGCGACCGGGAAGATCACGATGCAGGTGGCGCCGGTGGCCTGCGGCGACCGCCCCCAGTGCAGCCCGGCGCTGTCGGCCGCGATCACCGTGATTCCCGGCGTCGTGTTCTCGGGCGGCGTGAGCGGCTTCTTGCGCGCCTATGCGACCGATGACGCACGGCTGCTTTGGGAGATCGACACCGCCCGCGACTACACTACGGTGAATGGCGTCTCGGCCCGTGGCGGTGCCATGGACGGACCGGGTCCGATCGTTGTGGATCACATGCTGTACGTCAATTCCGGCTACGCGCAGTGGAGCGGATTGCCCGGCAACGTTCTGCTGGCCTTCGAGGTCGGCAATCCCTGA
- a CDS encoding lysophospholipid acyltransferase family protein: MIFLRSLIFNVLFYLVLVVLCIIALPALLLPRGAMMALEGAWASISLFLMRVVCNIKIEFRGVEKIPKGPLVIASKHQSFWETFALVRFFDHPLFILKRELMMIPVFGWYLKKVGMISVERGGGPRSLIKTLKRAAAEVKLGRQLVIFPEGTRTAPGAVPNYKAGVAQIYAESGVPCLPVALNSGLFWPRRTFMRYPGTLVVEFLDPLPPGLPRDEFMTRLRDQIETATSRIVEAGRAEQAQLFGGVPSEAKG; this comes from the coding sequence ATGATCTTCCTGCGCTCGCTGATCTTCAACGTGCTGTTCTATCTGGTGCTGGTGGTGCTCTGCATCATCGCGCTGCCGGCGCTGCTGCTGCCGCGCGGCGCGATGATGGCACTCGAAGGCGCCTGGGCCAGCATCAGCCTGTTCCTGATGCGCGTGGTCTGCAACATCAAGATCGAGTTTCGCGGCGTCGAGAAGATTCCGAAGGGACCGCTGGTGATCGCCTCGAAGCACCAGTCGTTCTGGGAGACGTTTGCGCTGGTGCGCTTCTTCGACCATCCGCTGTTCATCCTCAAGCGCGAGCTGATGATGATTCCGGTGTTCGGCTGGTACCTCAAGAAGGTCGGCATGATCTCGGTGGAGCGCGGCGGCGGCCCGCGCTCGCTGATCAAGACGCTGAAGCGCGCGGCGGCCGAGGTGAAGCTCGGCCGTCAGCTCGTGATCTTCCCGGAGGGCACGCGCACCGCGCCTGGGGCTGTGCCGAACTACAAGGCCGGCGTCGCGCAGATCTATGCCGAGAGCGGCGTGCCGTGCCTGCCGGTCGCGCTCAATTCCGGGCTGTTCTGGCCGCGACGCACCTTCATGCGCTATCCCGGCACGCTGGTGGTCGAATTCCTCGATCCGCTGCCGCCGGGATTGCCGCGCGACGAGTTCATGACCCGCCTGCGCGACCAGATCGAGACCGCCACCAGCCGCATCGTCGAAGCCGGCCGCGCCGAGCAGGCGCAATTGTTCGGCGGCGTGCCGAGCGAGGCGAAGGGTTAG
- a CDS encoding TadE/TadG family type IV pilus assembly protein, whose product MTLTTLWQDNRGASALEFALTAPVFFLFIFGIIEFGLLFWTQIGLQHGTAMAARCATVNSTLCPNGSSITNYAAQQAFGLTLPAQTFTYSTPACGNQVSASYAFQFPQILNLSPVTLTAQACFPS is encoded by the coding sequence GTGACGCTCACCACGTTGTGGCAAGACAATCGAGGGGCCTCTGCGCTGGAGTTTGCCCTGACCGCTCCCGTGTTTTTCCTGTTCATATTCGGGATCATCGAATTTGGGCTGCTGTTTTGGACCCAGATCGGGCTTCAACATGGGACGGCAATGGCGGCGCGGTGCGCAACTGTCAACAGCACGCTCTGCCCGAACGGAAGCTCCATTACGAATTACGCTGCCCAGCAAGCATTCGGCCTCACGCTCCCAGCACAGACATTTACCTACTCGACGCCAGCGTGCGGCAACCAGGTCAGCGCGAGTTATGCATTTCAGTTTCCGCAGATTCTCAATCTGTCCCCGGTGACGCTGACTGCCCAGGCATGCTTTCCGAGCTGA
- a CDS encoding MJ0042-type zinc finger domain-containing protein, translating into MHIVCPHCTTSYAINPATLGEAGRSVRCSRCREVWLARPEDAIGVTAPALAHQSAGSDLAAEWDAMGREEADETPVVESPSISADLPTEGNEWPAVAAADAAAHADGQEVTGTKRRFRLPRLPRLFRLPSLPRIPFMPVIGALPTTCGAMAALIIALFVWRNDVVRLLPQTALFYKMVGLDVNLRGLAFKDLKITNETVDGKPVLVIEGMIVGQTRKPVELPRLRFSVRDAQGAEIYAWNAVLEQPVLNPGERAFFKSRLASPPPEGRNIDVRFFNKHDLTGGRA; encoded by the coding sequence ATGCATATCGTTTGCCCGCATTGTACAACATCCTATGCCATCAATCCGGCCACCCTGGGGGAGGCCGGGCGCAGCGTCCGTTGTTCCCGCTGCCGGGAGGTCTGGCTGGCCCGGCCGGAGGACGCCATCGGGGTGACGGCGCCCGCCTTGGCCCATCAGTCCGCAGGCTCCGATCTCGCCGCCGAATGGGACGCGATGGGCCGGGAGGAGGCTGACGAGACCCCGGTGGTCGAAAGCCCCTCGATTTCGGCCGATTTGCCCACCGAAGGGAACGAGTGGCCGGCGGTCGCCGCGGCGGATGCCGCTGCCCATGCCGACGGCCAGGAGGTGACCGGAACCAAGCGCCGCTTCCGCCTGCCGCGGCTTCCCCGCCTGTTCCGGCTGCCCTCCCTGCCCCGAATTCCGTTCATGCCCGTGATCGGCGCCCTGCCGACCACCTGCGGCGCCATGGCCGCGCTGATCATCGCGCTGTTCGTCTGGCGCAACGACGTGGTGCGGCTGCTGCCGCAGACCGCCCTGTTCTACAAGATGGTCGGACTCGACGTGAATCTGCGCGGGCTCGCCTTCAAGGACCTCAAGATCACCAACGAGACCGTGGACGGCAAGCCGGTGCTGGTGATCGAGGGCATGATCGTCGGCCAAACCAGGAAGCCGGTCGAATTGCCGCGGCTGCGCTTCTCGGTCCGCGACGCGCAGGGCGCGGAAATCTATGCCTGGAATGCGGTGCTGGAGCAGCCGGTGCTCAATCCCGGCGAGCGCGCCTTCTTCAAGTCGCGCCTCGCCTCGCCGCCGCCCGAAGGCCGCAATATCGACGTACGCTTTTTCAACAAGCACGATCTCACCGGCGGCCGCGCCTGA
- the ftsE gene encoding cell division ATP-binding protein FtsE codes for MVRFENVGLRYGLGPEILRDLSFMIPAHSFQFLTGPSGAGKTSLLRLLFLSLRPTRGLVNLFGKDVSLLSKDQVADLRKRIGIVLQDFRLLDHMTTYENVALPFRVMGRDESSYRREVIDLLKWVGLGERMDALPPILSGGEKQRAAIARAVISRPQLLLADEPTGSVDPTLGRRLLRLFIELNKSGTAVIIATHDITLMDQYEARRLVLHQGRLHIYE; via the coding sequence TTGGTTCGGTTCGAAAATGTCGGTTTGCGCTACGGGCTCGGCCCGGAGATTTTGCGCGACCTCTCGTTCATGATCCCGGCGCATTCGTTCCAGTTCCTGACCGGCCCGTCCGGCGCCGGAAAGACCTCGCTGCTGCGGCTGTTGTTTCTGTCGCTGCGGCCGACCCGCGGGCTCGTCAATCTGTTCGGCAAGGACGTCTCCCTGCTGAGCAAGGACCAGGTCGCCGACCTGCGCAAGCGGATCGGCATCGTGCTGCAGGATTTTCGCCTGCTCGACCACATGACGACCTACGAGAACGTCGCGCTGCCGTTCCGCGTGATGGGCCGCGACGAATCGAGCTATCGCCGCGAGGTGATCGACCTCCTGAAATGGGTCGGCCTCGGCGAGCGCATGGATGCGCTGCCGCCGATCCTGTCGGGCGGCGAGAAGCAGCGCGCGGCGATCGCGCGCGCGGTGATCTCGCGGCCGCAATTGCTGCTGGCGGACGAGCCGACCGGCAGCGTCGATCCGACGCTCGGGCGCCGCCTGTTGCGGCTGTTCATCGAGCTCAACAAATCGGGCACCGCTGTTATCATCGCGACCCACGACATCACGCTGATGGATCAATACGAGGCGCGGCGGCTGGTGCTGCATCAGGGACGGCTGCACATCTATGAATAG